A genome region from Macaca fascicularis isolate 582-1 chromosome 3, T2T-MFA8v1.1 includes the following:
- the LOC102131982 gene encoding LOW QUALITY PROTEIN: large ribosomal subunit protein uL15-like (The sequence of the model RefSeq protein was modified relative to this genomic sequence to represent the inferred CDS: inserted 1 base in 1 codon; deleted 1 base in 1 codon), which yields MPSRLRKXRKLWGHVSHGHGRIGKHRKHPGGRGNAGGLHHHRINFDKYHPGYFGKVGMRHYHLKRNQSFCPTVNLDKLWTLVSEQTRVNPAKNKTGAAPIIDVVRSGYYKVLGKGKLPKQPVIVKAKFFSRRAEEKIKGVGGACVLVA from the exons ATGCCATCCAGACTGAGGA ACCGGAAACTTTGGGGCCACGTGAGCCACGGCCACGGCCGCATAGGCAAGCACCGGAAGCACCCCGGAGGCCGCGGTAATGCTGGTGGTCTGCATCACCACCGGATCAACTTCGACAAATACCACCCAGGCTACTTTGGGAAAGTTGGTATGAGGCATTACCACTTAAAGAGGAACCAGAGCTTCTGCCCAACTGTCAACCTTGACAAATTGTGGACTTTGGTCAGTGAGCAGACACGGGTGAATCCTGCTAAAAACAAGACTGGGGCTGCTCCCATCATTGATGTGGTGCGATCGGGCTACTACAAAGTTCTGGGAAAGGGAAAGCTCCCAAAGCAGCCTGTCATCGTGAAGGCCAAATTCTTCAGCAGAAGAGCTGAGGAGAAGATTAAGGGTGTT GGGGGGGCCTGTGTCCTGGTGGCTTGA